A region from the Spirochaeta thermophila DSM 6192 genome encodes:
- a CDS encoding bifunctional 5,10-methylenetetrahydrofolate dehydrogenase/5,10-methenyltetrahydrofolate cyclohydrolase produces the protein MPAQILSGKEVADRILADVAKEVDSLARSGCRPFLAVVRVGDDPASVAYVRGKRKDAARVGILSEEHTFPEETGQEDVCALIDRLNREEGVHGILVQLPLPPHIDEEAIIERIAPEKDVDGFHPVNVGRMVLGQETFLPCTPHGILMMLRHAGVEVRGRHVVVVGRSNIVGKPLANLLLQKREGGNATVTVCHTATPDIGSFTRQADIVVVAAGRPGVLTADMVRVGAVVIDVGINRVEDPSSPRGYRLIGDVAFEEVARKASLITPVPGGVGLVTRAMLLWNTVRAARLAQERRGG, from the coding sequence ATGCCTGCTCAGATCCTTTCCGGAAAAGAGGTGGCCGATCGGATCCTCGCCGATGTGGCGAAGGAGGTCGATTCGCTCGCACGCTCGGGATGCAGGCCGTTTCTCGCCGTAGTGAGGGTGGGGGATGATCCTGCCAGTGTGGCCTATGTGAGGGGAAAGCGCAAGGATGCAGCGCGTGTGGGGATCCTCTCGGAGGAACACACCTTCCCGGAGGAGACCGGGCAGGAGGATGTGTGCGCCCTCATCGACCGGCTCAACCGGGAGGAAGGAGTGCACGGGATACTCGTCCAGCTTCCGTTGCCTCCCCACATCGATGAGGAGGCCATTATCGAGCGGATCGCCCCGGAGAAGGACGTGGACGGTTTCCATCCGGTGAATGTGGGGAGGATGGTCCTCGGCCAGGAGACGTTCCTGCCGTGTACGCCGCACGGTATCCTCATGATGCTGCGCCACGCAGGGGTGGAGGTGAGGGGCCGCCACGTGGTCGTGGTGGGAAGGAGCAACATCGTGGGCAAGCCCCTGGCGAACCTCCTCCTGCAGAAGCGGGAGGGGGGGAACGCCACGGTCACGGTGTGCCACACGGCCACGCCCGACATCGGCTCCTTCACACGTCAGGCCGATATCGTGGTGGTGGCGGCAGGCCGTCCCGGTGTGCTCACGGCCGATATGGTGAGGGTGGGGGCGGTGGTGATCGACGTGGGGATCAACAGGGTGGAGGATCCGTCCTCCCCCAGGGGATATCGGCTCATAGGCGATGTGGCCTTCGAGGAGGTCGCCCGGAAGGCCTCCCTGATCACGCCCGTGCCGGGAGGGGTGGGCCTCGTCACCCGGGCCATGCTCCTCTGGAACACGGTGCGGGCCGCCCGTCTCGCACAGGAGCGTCGTGGTGGTTGA
- the miaB gene encoding tRNA (N6-isopentenyl adenosine(37)-C2)-methylthiotransferase MiaB, whose amino-acid sequence MRTYWVETYGCQMNKAESEALIRDLEEAGWGRASAPDEADVVVLNTCAVRQTAEERIAGRLGYYRYLKKHGRFVLVLMGCMAERMKEEVLEAFPHVDVVVGTFQKKSFVRLLRERAEDLTLLQQLLLTEEDEYSFEKIHHSGPGFKAFVPIMHGCNNFCSYCIVPYVRGREVSRHPSEIFEEIEALLEKGVKEITLLGQNVNSYRFTWEGKEVRFAGLLREIVHRFPELPWLRFLTSHPKDLSDELIEVMSASPSICKHLHLPVQHGSNRILGAMNRRYTREHYLNLVERIRTAMPGIALTTDILVGFPGETEEDLELTLDLMRRVRFADAYTYYYNPRKGTRAYEWGDPIPLEVKKERLDRVIRLQRELSLEWKQMRIGRMVDVLVEEVSRKREDEVLARTEQDEMVVFPASPERIGRFARVQLVSLEGNTFRAEEVVRCLGDSSSR is encoded by the coding sequence ATGAGAACCTATTGGGTGGAGACTTACGGGTGCCAGATGAACAAGGCCGAGTCCGAGGCCCTCATACGGGATCTCGAGGAGGCGGGGTGGGGACGTGCGTCGGCTCCGGACGAGGCAGACGTGGTGGTGCTCAACACCTGCGCAGTGCGCCAGACCGCTGAGGAACGGATCGCGGGACGGCTCGGTTACTACAGGTATCTCAAGAAGCACGGGAGGTTCGTCCTGGTCCTCATGGGGTGCATGGCGGAGCGCATGAAGGAGGAGGTGCTCGAAGCGTTCCCCCATGTGGACGTGGTGGTCGGCACCTTCCAGAAGAAGTCCTTCGTCCGGCTCCTCAGGGAGCGGGCCGAGGATCTCACCCTTCTCCAGCAGCTTCTCCTCACCGAGGAGGACGAGTACAGCTTCGAGAAGATCCATCACAGTGGACCGGGGTTCAAGGCCTTCGTCCCCATCATGCACGGATGCAACAACTTCTGTTCCTACTGCATCGTCCCCTACGTGAGGGGGCGTGAGGTTTCACGGCACCCTTCCGAGATATTCGAGGAGATAGAGGCCCTCCTCGAGAAGGGGGTGAAGGAGATCACGCTCCTCGGTCAGAACGTGAACTCCTACCGCTTCACGTGGGAGGGGAAAGAGGTGCGATTTGCCGGCCTCCTCAGGGAGATCGTGCATAGATTCCCCGAGCTTCCGTGGCTCAGGTTCCTCACCTCACATCCCAAGGATCTCTCCGACGAGCTGATCGAGGTGATGAGCGCTTCTCCTTCTATCTGCAAACACCTTCACCTGCCTGTGCAGCACGGCTCCAACCGGATCCTCGGGGCCATGAACCGCCGCTACACCAGGGAGCACTATCTGAACCTGGTCGAGAGGATCCGCACCGCGATGCCCGGGATCGCCCTCACTACGGACATCCTCGTGGGCTTTCCGGGGGAGACGGAGGAGGATCTGGAGCTCACCCTCGACCTCATGCGTCGGGTTCGCTTCGCCGATGCATATACGTACTACTACAACCCGCGGAAGGGAACCCGGGCGTACGAATGGGGAGACCCCATCCCTCTCGAGGTGAAGAAGGAACGGTTGGATCGGGTGATCAGACTTCAGAGGGAGCTCTCCCTGGAGTGGAAGCAGATGAGGATAGGGCGGATGGTGGATGTCCTGGTGGAGGAGGTGAGCAGGAAGCGGGAAGACGAGGTGCTCGCCCGGACGGAGCAGGACGAAATGGTGGTCTTCCCGGCTTCCCCTGAGAGGATCGGTCGTTTCGCCCGCGTGCAACTCGTGTCCCTTGAGGGAAACACATTCAGAGCCGAGGAGGTGGTACGATGCCTTGGAGATTCATCCTCACGATAG
- a CDS encoding Do family serine endopeptidase yields MKGLFVFLMGFLGGMVFLLGFSCSTGASATPPPHTGAAIDLEALQNSFREVAEQALPIVTEISVVETKQQPSPEEGTPWFFFFFGEPEEGEPQPYESEALGSGVIVDRKGKTYYVLTNNHVIGKAEKITIRLYDDRTFPGTIVGRDERKDLALLSFEADSTDIPVAVLGDSSTLHVGDWVLAIGNPFGFDFSVTAGIVSALGRRGGPDGNISDFIQTDAAINKGNSGGALVNLKGEVVGINTWITSPTGGSIGLGFAIPINNVKKVIRDFIEKGKVEYGWLGVSVGDPADAVKEEMGLEGHRGAFVYQVFRGSPAYEGGILPGDYIVKVGDAPIRDADELVLRVGDLRPGEKVDFTLLRMGKEEVVEVRIGQRPAEEAIRTLNKHLWPGFSVYPLTDEVRRHLPEDTKDLEGLIVSSVEQGSVAAMAGLKAEDIVTAVGGSPVQSLKDFYVQLGRLKETGTLGLTVVREGQEIGFELTWGD; encoded by the coding sequence ATGAAAGGTCTTTTCGTGTTTTTGATGGGTTTCCTGGGAGGGATGGTCTTCCTTCTCGGTTTCTCGTGTTCCACAGGGGCCTCTGCAACCCCTCCACCACACACAGGGGCCGCCATCGATCTGGAGGCCCTCCAGAACTCGTTCCGGGAGGTGGCCGAGCAGGCGCTTCCGATCGTCACGGAGATCAGCGTGGTGGAGACGAAGCAGCAGCCCTCTCCCGAGGAGGGGACTCCCTGGTTTTTCTTTTTCTTCGGCGAGCCCGAGGAGGGGGAGCCTCAGCCCTATGAGAGCGAGGCCCTGGGATCGGGCGTGATCGTCGATCGCAAGGGAAAGACCTACTACGTGCTGACCAATAACCACGTGATAGGCAAGGCCGAGAAGATCACGATACGTCTCTACGATGACAGGACCTTCCCCGGGACCATCGTGGGTCGTGACGAGCGTAAGGATCTCGCCCTCCTCTCCTTCGAGGCCGATAGCACCGACATACCCGTAGCGGTCCTCGGCGATTCCTCCACCCTCCATGTGGGTGATTGGGTGCTCGCCATCGGAAATCCGTTCGGATTCGACTTCTCGGTGACGGCGGGGATCGTGAGCGCCCTGGGGAGGAGGGGAGGCCCCGACGGGAACATCAGCGACTTTATACAGACCGATGCCGCCATCAACAAGGGGAATTCCGGAGGAGCTCTCGTGAACCTCAAAGGGGAAGTGGTGGGGATCAATACCTGGATCACCTCACCCACCGGTGGGAGCATCGGTCTGGGGTTCGCGATCCCTATCAACAATGTGAAAAAGGTGATCCGTGACTTCATCGAGAAGGGCAAGGTGGAGTACGGGTGGCTCGGGGTGAGCGTGGGGGATCCCGCGGACGCGGTGAAAGAGGAGATGGGGCTCGAGGGGCACAGGGGTGCGTTCGTGTACCAGGTGTTCAGGGGAAGTCCTGCCTATGAGGGAGGCATCCTGCCCGGTGATTACATCGTCAAGGTGGGGGATGCGCCTATTAGGGATGCGGACGAACTCGTCCTCAGGGTCGGAGACCTGCGGCCGGGCGAGAAGGTGGACTTCACGTTGCTGCGGATGGGGAAGGAGGAAGTGGTGGAGGTGAGGATCGGCCAGCGGCCTGCCGAGGAGGCGATCCGCACCCTCAACAAGCACCTCTGGCCGGGGTTCAGCGTGTACCCACTCACCGACGAGGTACGCCGTCATCTTCCCGAGGACACGAAGGACCTCGAAGGTCTCATCGTCTCCTCGGTGGAGCAGGGAAGCGTGGCTGCGATGGCGGGGCTCAAGGCGGAGGATATCGTCACTGCGGTGGGAGGAAGCCCTGTACAGAGCCTGAAGGACTTCTACGTGCAGCTCGGCCGGTTGAAGGAGACAGGGACGCTCGGCCTGACTGTGGTCAGGGAGGGACAGGAGATCGGATTTGAGCTCACCTGGGGGGATTGA
- a CDS encoding pallilysin-related adhesin: MHATRPLQIISLAVFLILLSCAPTPGGRRSSPGSLPILEQETRFVSLSPQEHPNEQESEGLFAKPYISLPESSQVITVLTVQLDMDGEEEQLVAYKTSPQPATPITLSVADYDSIRDVYREVWKTSLPMTSPYFFSMEAIDLTGDHTPELVVQGITERGDLNLQIFRRTLSPWGLSLSYRSVLSITTQGKVEIVRHERSTAYAEGQTTGQAFPVRVTTERTDEGGTIIQTITTYEWDVFQEVYTVRATEERALEHRGDTSEELRRLFEGTAEAIATFVAGPWFKEETHEETFLVLDYENREISFYREDIQEIYLWQNSIKNFYRGISIIAQNKTLPGFSISIYLSLQDANTIQISITTPEIRDPSPWNGTYSRFTEGLQRAFFSRSPISPRPLHLSGVFTNETTGGQVIFSDPSRLTWHTEDKSLSGFFTTYAIKEHTILEFLLFEERHTPPTHRLFLVTSSKEETVPLGMKKELVLLPIRLTPFGVEPLPSAVPITLQQIIREQRETPAPTPQ, encoded by the coding sequence ATGCACGCCACGAGACCCCTGCAGATCATCTCGCTCGCCGTCTTTCTCATCCTTCTCTCCTGTGCCCCCACGCCGGGTGGAAGGAGATCCTCACCAGGATCCCTCCCCATTCTCGAGCAGGAAACACGCTTCGTCTCCCTCTCTCCTCAGGAGCACCCGAACGAACAGGAAAGCGAAGGCCTCTTCGCCAAGCCCTACATCTCCCTTCCCGAGTCATCACAGGTCATCACCGTGCTCACCGTACAGCTCGATATGGATGGTGAAGAGGAACAACTCGTGGCATACAAGACCAGCCCCCAACCGGCCACCCCCATCACCCTCTCGGTCGCCGACTACGACAGTATCCGTGATGTCTACCGGGAAGTGTGGAAGACCTCGCTTCCCATGACGAGTCCCTACTTCTTCTCGATGGAGGCAATCGATCTCACGGGAGACCACACCCCCGAACTCGTGGTCCAGGGTATCACGGAGAGAGGAGACCTCAATCTCCAGATCTTCCGCAGGACCCTCTCTCCGTGGGGGCTCTCCCTCTCTTACAGATCCGTCCTTTCCATCACCACTCAGGGAAAGGTGGAGATAGTGCGCCATGAGCGTTCCACGGCCTACGCCGAGGGTCAAACCACCGGCCAGGCCTTCCCGGTACGTGTGACCACGGAACGCACCGACGAGGGCGGCACGATCATCCAGACCATCACGACGTACGAGTGGGATGTCTTCCAGGAGGTTTACACCGTGCGCGCCACGGAAGAACGAGCCCTGGAACACCGGGGCGACACCTCGGAAGAACTCCGACGCCTCTTCGAGGGAACCGCCGAAGCCATCGCCACTTTCGTGGCCGGGCCCTGGTTCAAGGAAGAAACCCACGAGGAAACATTCCTCGTACTCGACTACGAGAACAGGGAGATATCCTTCTATCGCGAGGACATCCAGGAGATCTACCTGTGGCAGAACTCGATCAAGAACTTCTACCGGGGGATCTCCATCATCGCACAGAACAAGACACTCCCCGGCTTTTCCATATCGATCTACCTCTCACTCCAGGACGCGAACACCATACAGATATCGATCACCACACCCGAGATACGGGATCCATCCCCCTGGAACGGGACCTATTCCCGCTTCACGGAAGGACTCCAGAGGGCCTTCTTCTCCCGCTCTCCCATCTCTCCTCGTCCCCTGCACCTCTCCGGTGTGTTCACGAACGAAACCACGGGAGGGCAGGTCATCTTTTCCGATCCCTCCCGTCTCACATGGCACACCGAGGACAAGAGCCTCTCCGGATTCTTCACCACCTATGCGATCAAGGAACACACGATCCTCGAGTTCCTCCTCTTCGAGGAACGACATACCCCCCCGACGCACAGACTATTCCTCGTGACATCATCGAAGGAAGAGACCGTGCCGCTGGGCATGAAGAAGGAACTCGTGCTCCTGCCCATCCGCCTCACCCCCTTCGGGGTGGAACCACTCCCCTCCGCCGTTCCCATCACACTCCAGCAGATCATCAGGGAACAGCGGGAGACCCCTGCCCCCACCCCTCAATAG
- a CDS encoding SPOR domain-containing protein: MPAEGVGAVSREQILALELSGDLEGALAALTRRYSVSRDPVDLFGIARLTYELGDFVLAESRTRELLSQDVSTVIKRDALLLLAHIYLATGRFEDAHALTTALLDLSDPTPALLYTAFLASLLNGEGTSAERIRDRLEEMFPESPESVLVRGLSASHAEISWYPSYMLSLGEGVTMSPAGSTGERATTDEEGGLRVGIQVGSFLERKNAQEMVDILGEKGFTAVIVEAVRDGRTFFRVLLPVEAQTPSLTQERAQEILVSLKDQRIEGFVVFY; encoded by the coding sequence TTGCCTGCCGAGGGAGTGGGCGCAGTTTCGCGGGAGCAGATCCTTGCACTGGAGCTCTCGGGCGATCTGGAAGGAGCACTCGCAGCCCTCACTCGGAGGTATTCGGTCTCCCGCGATCCTGTCGATCTCTTTGGGATAGCTCGCCTCACTTACGAGCTGGGGGATTTCGTCCTCGCGGAATCGAGGACGCGGGAACTCCTCTCTCAGGATGTCTCCACCGTGATCAAACGGGATGCGCTCTTGCTCCTCGCTCACATCTATCTCGCCACGGGGCGCTTCGAGGATGCCCATGCCCTCACGACGGCCCTTCTCGATCTGTCCGATCCTACCCCCGCTCTCCTGTATACGGCCTTTCTCGCGAGCCTCTTGAATGGTGAGGGGACGTCGGCGGAGAGGATCAGAGACCGTTTGGAAGAGATGTTTCCGGAGAGTCCCGAGTCGGTGCTCGTGAGAGGGCTTTCCGCTTCACACGCCGAGATTTCCTGGTATCCTTCGTACATGCTTTCCCTGGGCGAAGGGGTGACCATGTCCCCCGCCGGGAGCACCGGGGAGCGGGCGACTACGGATGAGGAGGGAGGGCTGCGGGTTGGGATCCAGGTGGGGTCCTTCCTCGAACGAAAGAACGCTCAGGAGATGGTGGACATCCTCGGGGAGAAGGGCTTCACGGCAGTGATAGTCGAGGCCGTGAGGGATGGGAGGACCTTCTTCCGCGTGCTCCTTCCTGTGGAGGCCCAGACTCCCTCTCTCACCCAGGAGAGAGCCCAGGAGATCCTGGTCTCCCTCAAGGACCAGCGCATCGAGGGGTTCGTCGTGTTCTATTGA
- a CDS encoding phosphoribosylaminoimidazolecarboxamide formyltransferase: MKDYRELKRMYRTIREDPFPPRIELAFVNEGGRYTLIYEKVSWTIEGEDRGLRYGENPDQPAAMYRLVNGAVSLGSVEVFADGAWLSSDVELLQSGKHPGKINITDVDSALHILRYLQERPCCVIVKHNNPSGVAVADSLAEAYTRAYFADRIAAFGGAVVLNRTVDRQTAEEIARTYCEVVAAPDYEGEALDLLKTRKNLRIMRISRMENLREFAFRRYIDFTSLLDGGLILQASFASSVRTAEDFFPAVAEHQGMRYEIERKPTEKELEDMLFGWFVETGVTSNSVIYVKDGVTVGIGTGEQDRVGVAMIARDKAYVKMADRLCWQRFGVSWYELDDETKRREIWEEVEEARGGLEGAIMVSDAFFPFRDGVDVGIREGITGVVQPGGSLRDHEVIQACNEAGVTMVFTGQRCFRH; the protein is encoded by the coding sequence ATGAAGGACTACCGTGAACTCAAGAGGATGTATCGAACGATTCGGGAGGACCCCTTCCCGCCTCGGATAGAGCTCGCCTTCGTCAATGAGGGGGGACGGTACACCCTCATCTACGAGAAGGTGAGCTGGACCATAGAGGGCGAGGACCGAGGCCTCAGGTACGGAGAGAATCCCGATCAGCCTGCGGCCATGTACCGCCTCGTGAACGGTGCGGTCTCCCTCGGGTCGGTGGAGGTGTTCGCCGACGGTGCATGGCTCTCGAGCGACGTGGAGCTCCTGCAGTCGGGGAAACACCCCGGCAAGATCAACATCACCGATGTGGACAGCGCCCTCCACATCCTCCGCTACCTCCAGGAGAGGCCGTGCTGCGTGATCGTGAAGCACAACAATCCTTCAGGCGTGGCGGTGGCCGACAGCCTCGCGGAGGCCTATACCAGGGCCTACTTCGCGGACAGGATCGCGGCCTTCGGTGGAGCGGTGGTGCTCAACCGGACCGTCGATCGCCAGACGGCCGAGGAGATCGCCCGTACGTACTGCGAGGTGGTGGCGGCGCCCGACTACGAGGGTGAGGCCCTCGACCTTCTCAAGACCCGGAAGAACCTGCGGATCATGCGTATCTCGAGGATGGAGAATCTCCGGGAGTTCGCCTTCAGACGATACATCGACTTCACCTCACTCCTGGACGGAGGGCTCATCCTCCAGGCTTCTTTCGCTTCTTCCGTTCGAACCGCCGAGGACTTTTTCCCGGCGGTGGCCGAGCATCAGGGGATGCGCTACGAGATCGAGCGAAAACCCACTGAAAAGGAGCTCGAGGACATGCTCTTCGGGTGGTTCGTGGAGACCGGGGTGACGAGCAATTCGGTCATCTATGTGAAGGATGGTGTCACGGTGGGGATAGGGACCGGTGAGCAGGACAGGGTGGGGGTGGCGATGATCGCCAGGGACAAGGCCTACGTGAAGATGGCCGACCGGCTCTGTTGGCAACGGTTCGGAGTGAGCTGGTACGAGCTTGACGACGAGACGAAACGCCGCGAAATTTGGGAGGAGGTGGAAGAGGCGAGGGGTGGCCTGGAAGGGGCGATCATGGTGTCCGATGCCTTCTTCCCCTTCAGGGATGGAGTCGATGTGGGGATCCGCGAGGGGATCACCGGTGTGGTCCAGCCCGGTGGTTCGCTCAGGGATCATGAGGTGATCCAGGCCTGCAACGAGGCGGGGGTTACCATGGTCTTCACAGGCCAGCGGTGTTTCCGCCACTAG
- the map gene encoding type I methionyl aminopeptidase has protein sequence MIPLKSERELEGIRESARILSQVLKILRASIGPGIPTRELDRIARKEIAAFGARPAFLGYMDFPAAVCISVNEVVIHGIPDGRRLKEGDIVSIDCGVDYEGFFSDAAFTVPVGGVAEEVRKLLEVTEESLYLGIAQARPGNRIHDVSRAVYRHARAHGLGVVREFCGHGVGLSPHEEPQIPNYVGKGRSPRIMPGMVLAIEPMFTLGADYVRILEDGWSVVPVDGSLSAHFEHTIAVLPDGPEILTDWGEERVPLLSKQQEGEL, from the coding sequence ATGATTCCTCTCAAGAGCGAAAGGGAACTGGAAGGGATACGCGAATCGGCGCGCATCCTTTCTCAGGTGCTCAAGATCTTGCGGGCTTCGATAGGGCCGGGTATACCCACCCGGGAGCTCGATCGGATCGCCAGGAAGGAGATCGCCGCCTTCGGGGCCCGACCGGCCTTTCTCGGCTACATGGATTTCCCCGCTGCGGTCTGTATCTCGGTGAACGAGGTGGTGATCCACGGGATACCCGACGGGAGGCGCCTGAAGGAAGGCGATATTGTGAGCATCGATTGCGGAGTCGACTACGAGGGTTTCTTCAGCGACGCCGCCTTCACGGTACCGGTGGGAGGGGTGGCGGAAGAGGTGCGGAAGCTCCTCGAAGTCACCGAGGAGAGCCTGTATCTCGGGATAGCCCAGGCCAGGCCGGGAAATCGCATCCATGATGTTTCACGCGCCGTCTATCGGCACGCACGGGCCCACGGGCTGGGGGTGGTGAGGGAGTTCTGCGGCCACGGGGTGGGACTTTCGCCCCACGAGGAACCGCAGATACCCAACTATGTGGGGAAAGGGCGAAGCCCCCGTATCATGCCCGGGATGGTCCTTGCGATAGAGCCGATGTTCACCCTGGGGGCTGACTACGTACGGATCCTCGAGGACGGGTGGAGCGTGGTGCCGGTGGACGGGAGCCTCTCGGCCCACTTCGAGCACACGATCGCCGTTCTTCCGGACGGACCCGAGATACTCACCGATTGGGGCGAGGAACGCGTTCCTCTGCTATCGAAACAACAGGAGGGAGAACTATGA
- a CDS encoding TP0733 family outer membrane beta-barrel protein, whose translation MKSRITRRVWAGLLFSLFILQWTGAQELPTKEPGARPRPTYGLGDQSLSLSAGVLLPLFFQFTEDFRTAPTNLSLGGTASLKWSGYLSDATRLGFDFGGMFAFSPNSRALYMVPFLFTFDYIVYAFPFEVPLHASVGPCFTQLEELFHIDPMLKIGATILWDYDPAWSFGMNLHYWWIMQLYTSNPDSPPPSHSAFGNFLEISLVAEYRIR comes from the coding sequence ATGAAATCCAGAATCACAAGGCGTGTGTGGGCAGGTCTGCTCTTCTCCCTCTTCATCCTCCAGTGGACGGGGGCCCAGGAACTCCCCACGAAGGAACCTGGAGCACGACCCCGTCCCACCTATGGACTGGGCGATCAGAGTCTCTCCCTCTCCGCGGGTGTGCTCCTCCCCCTCTTCTTCCAGTTCACCGAGGACTTCAGGACCGCCCCCACCAACCTGAGTCTGGGGGGCACCGCATCACTCAAGTGGTCGGGATATCTCTCCGATGCCACCAGGCTGGGGTTCGACTTTGGCGGGATGTTCGCCTTCAGCCCGAACTCGAGGGCCCTCTACATGGTCCCCTTTCTCTTCACGTTTGACTACATCGTCTACGCCTTCCCCTTCGAGGTGCCGCTCCATGCGAGCGTGGGACCGTGCTTCACCCAGCTCGAAGAGCTCTTCCACATAGATCCCATGCTCAAGATCGGGGCCACGATCCTCTGGGACTACGACCCGGCCTGGTCCTTCGGGATGAATCTCCACTACTGGTGGATCATGCAGCTCTACACCAGTAATCCGGATAGCCCTCCACCATCTCACTCGGCCTTCGGGAACTTTCTCGAGATCAGTCTCGTAGCGGAATACAGGATACGATAG
- the folE2 gene encoding GTP cyclohydrolase FolE2: MVDTQSAFDDRNIPIDKVGIKGLTYPVTVLDKRHRIQHTVATVNMFANLPHHFRGTHMSRFVEVFQAHYKNIQMKGFLSMLEDVRKALDAEAAFVDLSFPYFIEKEAPVSRQKSLLEYRCSYIGELNGEHRSFFVGIEVPINTVCPCSKEISRFGAHNQRGIVRLTVQLGPFFWIEDMIEEIEASASAGIYTLLKREDEKFITEHGYEHPRFVEDVAREVVLRVERFAAFPWFRVEVENMESIHNHNAYACIERGKRERSVWNSIV; this comes from the coding sequence GTGGTTGACACCCAGAGCGCCTTCGACGACAGGAACATCCCCATCGACAAGGTGGGTATCAAGGGCCTCACCTATCCGGTGACTGTGCTCGACAAGAGGCACAGGATCCAACACACCGTGGCCACGGTGAACATGTTCGCCAACCTTCCCCATCACTTTCGCGGCACGCACATGAGCAGATTCGTGGAGGTCTTTCAGGCACACTACAAGAACATCCAGATGAAGGGGTTCCTCTCCATGCTCGAGGATGTCCGCAAGGCGCTCGATGCAGAGGCGGCCTTCGTGGATCTCTCGTTTCCCTACTTCATCGAGAAGGAAGCCCCGGTCTCCCGCCAGAAGAGTCTCCTGGAGTATCGGTGCAGCTACATAGGGGAGCTCAACGGGGAACACCGCAGTTTCTTCGTGGGGATAGAGGTGCCCATCAACACGGTCTGTCCGTGTTCCAAGGAGATAAGCCGGTTCGGCGCCCACAACCAGAGGGGGATAGTACGGCTCACGGTCCAACTGGGGCCTTTCTTCTGGATAGAGGATATGATCGAAGAGATAGAGGCCTCAGCCTCCGCAGGGATCTACACCCTCCTCAAGCGTGAGGACGAGAAGTTCATCACCGAACACGGCTACGAGCATCCCCGCTTCGTGGAGGACGTGGCGAGAGAGGTGGTCCTCCGGGTGGAGCGATTCGCCGCCTTCCCCTGGTTCAGGGTGGAGGTGGAGAACATGGAGAGTATCCATAACCACAACGCCTATGCCTGCATAGAGCGTGGGAAGAGGGAGCGATCGGTATGGAACTCAATCGTGTGA
- a CDS encoding phosphoribosylaminoimidazolecarboxamide formyltransferase: MELNRVNLVHRLVPVRHVIISVADKSGLPEFVRALVRLAPDVRIYSTGGTARLVAEVLGEASSHHLVPISSYTGQPEMQGGLVKTLDFKIYMGLLSETYNEEHRKDMARTGAVPFDMVVVNLYPFEKAVSEAGATLEDGRTHIDIGGPCMLRAAAKNFLRVAAVSDPSQYGRVLEDLEVNTGATSYELRLSLAREVFARTSAYDRAIARFLEHVPATFEDSPYEEPEA; the protein is encoded by the coding sequence ATGGAACTCAATCGTGTGAACCTGGTGCATAGGCTGGTCCCGGTACGGCACGTGATCATCAGCGTGGCCGACAAGAGCGGACTTCCGGAGTTCGTCCGCGCGCTCGTCCGCCTCGCACCCGATGTGCGCATCTATTCGACAGGGGGGACCGCGCGTCTCGTAGCCGAGGTGTTGGGGGAGGCCTCCTCCCATCATCTCGTCCCCATCTCCTCGTATACGGGGCAGCCCGAGATGCAGGGAGGGTTGGTGAAGACCCTCGACTTCAAGATCTACATGGGGCTCCTTTCGGAGACCTACAACGAGGAGCACCGGAAGGACATGGCGCGTACCGGCGCGGTCCCCTTCGACATGGTGGTGGTGAACCTCTACCCCTTCGAGAAGGCGGTGTCCGAGGCAGGGGCCACGCTCGAGGACGGAAGGACCCACATCGACATCGGCGGTCCCTGTATGCTCAGGGCCGCGGCCAAGAACTTCCTCCGGGTGGCTGCGGTGAGCGATCCTTCACAGTACGGGCGCGTGCTCGAGGACCTCGAGGTCAACACAGGGGCGACCAGCTACGAACTCCGGCTCTCGCTCGCACGTGAGGTCTTCGCCCGCACCTCGGCCTATGATAGGGCCATTGCCCGGTTTCTTGAGCATGTGCCCGCAACCTTCGAGGATTCCCCGTACGAGGAGCCGGAGGCATGA